In Bradyrhizobium guangxiense, the following are encoded in one genomic region:
- a CDS encoding GNAT family N-acetyltransferase: MTMIFLERTADTLPADFPDLQADATAGGHGHMTRLAAECSQNRAMFHAIFACRWDGRLAGIGAITDEPTPTSPPMWRMRRLYVHRHYRRRGIAQAIANALLQEAAGKVSVVTVHAGNDGAARFWEAMGFGTVEGRPWSHHAHLPSLGPAVGR; the protein is encoded by the coding sequence ATGACGATGATTTTCCTCGAGCGCACCGCCGACACTCTTCCGGCCGATTTTCCCGACCTCCAAGCCGACGCCACAGCCGGCGGCCACGGGCACATGACGCGCCTGGCCGCGGAATGCTCGCAGAATCGCGCGATGTTTCACGCGATCTTCGCGTGCCGCTGGGATGGCCGATTGGCCGGGATCGGAGCGATCACCGACGAGCCCACGCCGACTTCGCCGCCGATGTGGCGCATGCGCCGGCTCTACGTGCACCGGCACTATCGAAGGCGCGGGATTGCCCAGGCGATCGCGAACGCCCTGCTGCAGGAGGCCGCGGGGAAAGTCTCCGTGGTCACTGTCCACGCGGGAAACGATGGCGCGGCGCGGTTCTGGGAAGCGATGGGATTTGGCACGGTCGAGGGGCGACCCTGGTCTCACCATGCACATCTGCCGAGCCTTGGGCCTGCAGTCGGCCGGTAG
- a CDS encoding methionine adenosyltransferase, whose translation MFELVVSRLEAADDVEVVERKGLGHPDTICDALAETLSRNLCREYRSRFGRVLHHNVDKALLCAGKAAPAFGGGRVIEPIRILLAGRAIADETIPIAEIAVEGSRSWLKTNLHALDPDRDVRFEALVRQGSQDLQALFSRRDPEGLPLANDTSFGVGHAPLSAVERLVLAVDRQLHGRARTHDHPAWGEDIKVMAVRKGTWLRLTVACAMIGRYLAGIDDYLEQKAALAAWVRGCAGEHGFAECEVVVNAADDIESGSVYLTVTGTSAEGGDDGQVGRGNRVNGLITPCRPMSLEAAAGKNPVSHVGKIYNVLAARTAEKLVSLIPEVKEARCLIVSKIGAPVDHPALVHLHLAMQQGVPLEQVKTRTEEVVAAQFDQISELINELVTGTTGVF comes from the coding sequence ATGTTCGAGCTTGTTGTTTCGCGGCTGGAGGCTGCCGACGATGTTGAAGTCGTCGAGCGCAAGGGCCTCGGACATCCGGACACCATCTGCGATGCTCTTGCCGAGACGTTGTCCCGCAACCTCTGTCGGGAATACCGCAGCCGGTTCGGCCGCGTGCTGCATCACAATGTCGATAAGGCGCTGTTGTGTGCCGGCAAAGCCGCTCCGGCCTTCGGGGGCGGTCGCGTGATCGAACCGATAAGGATCCTACTGGCCGGGCGCGCGATCGCCGATGAGACGATCCCGATCGCGGAGATCGCGGTCGAAGGCTCCAGGTCGTGGTTGAAGACAAATCTTCACGCGCTGGATCCGGATCGTGATGTCCGCTTCGAGGCCCTGGTTCGGCAGGGGTCACAGGATCTGCAGGCACTGTTCTCGCGCCGGGATCCGGAAGGCCTTCCGCTGGCCAATGATACGTCGTTCGGGGTCGGGCACGCTCCATTGAGCGCGGTCGAACGGCTCGTATTGGCCGTCGACCGGCAACTGCACGGCCGCGCCCGTACCCACGACCATCCGGCTTGGGGCGAGGATATCAAGGTCATGGCAGTGCGAAAAGGCACATGGCTCAGGCTCACGGTCGCCTGCGCGATGATCGGACGATATCTCGCCGGTATCGACGACTATCTCGAACAGAAGGCTGCCCTCGCGGCCTGGGTCCGTGGATGTGCTGGCGAGCATGGGTTTGCAGAGTGCGAGGTCGTCGTCAATGCGGCGGACGACATTGAATCCGGAAGCGTCTATCTGACGGTTACCGGCACGTCCGCAGAAGGTGGAGATGATGGCCAAGTCGGACGCGGCAATCGCGTCAACGGGCTGATCACGCCGTGCAGGCCGATGAGCCTGGAGGCCGCCGCAGGCAAGAACCCCGTCAGCCATGTCGGCAAGATCTACAACGTCCTAGCGGCCCGGACGGCCGAAAAGCTGGTCTCCCTGATTCCGGAGGTTAAGGAAGCGCGGTGTCTGATCGTCAGCAAGATCGGCGCGCCGGTAGACCATCCGGCTCTCGTCCATCTCCATTTGGCGATGCAGCAGGGCGTCCCGCTGGAGCAGGTCAAGACACGGACCGAAGAAGTGGTCGCCGCTCAGTTTGACCAAATTTCCGAGCTCATCAACGAGCTCGTTACCGGAACGACCGGGGTCTTCTGA
- a CDS encoding GNAT family N-acetyltransferase — protein MDCTIRPAHDDDAGDISAVILRALRETNAKDYTDAIIARVERSFSADAVRQLIGKRTVFVATLGNRIVGAASLDDSVVRTVFVAPDVQARGIGKLLMAEIERTARARNIPSLTVPSSVTAETFYARLGFKAVRDSYYDDERTIIMERRLAARS, from the coding sequence ATAGACTGCACGATCCGGCCCGCGCACGACGACGACGCCGGTGACATCAGTGCCGTCATCCTGCGGGCGCTGCGCGAGACCAATGCGAAGGACTATACGGACGCGATCATCGCACGGGTCGAGCGCAGCTTCAGTGCGGACGCGGTGCGGCAGCTGATCGGAAAACGCACCGTCTTCGTTGCCACCCTTGGCAACCGCATCGTCGGCGCGGCAAGCCTCGACGACAGCGTCGTCCGCACCGTCTTCGTGGCGCCCGACGTCCAGGCGCGCGGGATCGGCAAGCTGCTGATGGCCGAGATCGAACGGACCGCACGCGCGCGGAACATCCCGTCCTTGACCGTTCCTTCGTCGGTCACTGCCGAGACCTTCTACGCGCGGCTCGGGTTCAAGGCGGTGCGCGACAGCTATTATGACGACGAACGCACCATCATCATGGAGCGACGGCTCGCTGCGCGATCCTGA
- a CDS encoding acyl-CoA dehydrogenase family protein, translating to MDAIAGLDLVERASAIAPMIAREADEIERTRQLTPIVVNALIENGLYRALLPQSLGGAEAPVEIFMQMLEEIAKADASTAWCLGQCSVCAMIAAWLDHGTAQQIFNTAPGILAWGAIAHEAHAVEGGYRVTARWDFASGSRQASWLGAHVRIVGADGVPRKNADGSPELRTILFPAGSAILHDVWQAIGLAGTGTDSYEVHDLFIPERFTAFRDVPAALREPGPLYRVGTGATFSLGFAAVSLGVARATLDAAIALARGKHPSLAARAMRDNGAVQGLIGRTEGDLRAARAYLYATANAMWRDLCATGEFSAAHRSAVRLAATWTIHQSARVVDTAYHMAGATAVFRSQPFERRFRDMHAIAQQIQARDTHYEDVGKAILVGH from the coding sequence ATGGACGCTATTGCCGGACTTGACCTGGTCGAACGTGCCAGCGCGATCGCGCCAATGATTGCGCGCGAGGCCGACGAGATCGAGCGCACCCGTCAGCTGACGCCGATCGTCGTGAACGCCCTGATCGAGAACGGGCTCTATCGGGCGCTGCTGCCGCAGAGCCTCGGCGGCGCCGAGGCGCCCGTTGAAATCTTCATGCAGATGCTGGAGGAGATCGCGAAGGCGGATGCCTCCACGGCGTGGTGCCTCGGCCAGTGCAGCGTCTGCGCGATGATCGCTGCCTGGCTCGACCACGGCACCGCGCAGCAGATCTTCAACACCGCTCCCGGCATCCTCGCCTGGGGTGCGATCGCGCATGAGGCCCACGCGGTCGAGGGCGGCTATCGCGTCACGGCGCGCTGGGATTTTGCCTCGGGCTCGCGGCAGGCGAGCTGGCTCGGCGCGCATGTGCGCATCGTGGGCGCTGACGGGGTGCCGCGCAAGAACGCCGACGGATCGCCGGAGCTGCGCACCATCCTGTTTCCCGCTGGAAGCGCGATCTTGCACGACGTGTGGCAGGCGATTGGCCTTGCCGGCACCGGCACCGATTCCTATGAGGTGCACGACCTCTTCATCCCCGAGCGCTTTACGGCGTTTCGCGACGTGCCGGCCGCACTGCGCGAGCCCGGCCCGCTCTACAGGGTCGGCACCGGCGCGACATTCAGCCTGGGTTTTGCCGCGGTCTCGCTCGGCGTCGCACGCGCCACGCTGGATGCCGCCATCGCGCTGGCGCGTGGCAAGCACCCCTCGCTCGCGGCCCGTGCCATGCGCGACAACGGCGCGGTCCAGGGCCTGATCGGCCGCACCGAAGGCGATTTGCGTGCCGCGCGCGCTTATCTCTATGCGACCGCGAATGCGATGTGGCGCGACCTCTGCGCAACCGGCGAATTCAGCGCCGCGCATCGGAGCGCAGTCCGCCTCGCCGCGACCTGGACCATCCATCAATCCGCGCGCGTGGTCGACACCGCCTATCACATGGCCGGCGCGACCGCAGTGTTTCGCAGCCAGCCGTTCGAGCGGCGGTTTCGCGACATGCACGCGATCGCCCAGCAGATCCAGGCGCGGGACACGCATTATGAGGATGTCGGCAAGGCGATCCTGGTGGGACATTGA
- a CDS encoding ABC transporter substrate-binding protein produces the protein MAAISARGAFAQKRIPVVGFVGFATPEIDNATLVPFRKAMAELGYADGRNIVIEAHSTAGDVTRGLALIDDLIARQVDVLLSPGPAAARAIVRKTNIPVVAVALPAVQSDPELFQSLARPGGSLTGFAAFGEEMSAKRIEMIREILPSLKRIGVLNNATDPTFSAWGAQTTEEARRAGLEPVRLGLTSASPAAVAEQLNVLAGAGGNAVIVIRDYMTAAMRDAICRIGIDMKIAVIGQQREFVHAGALISYGADIDDLFRRAAGYVDLILKGQKPANMPIQLPTKFELAVNLKTARTLGVTIPPTILVLTDDVIE, from the coding sequence ATGGCGGCGATCTCGGCGCGCGGCGCGTTTGCCCAGAAGCGCATCCCGGTCGTGGGTTTCGTCGGATTTGCCACGCCGGAAATCGACAATGCGACGCTCGTTCCGTTCCGGAAGGCGATGGCCGAGCTGGGCTATGCGGATGGCCGCAACATCGTCATTGAGGCTCACTCGACGGCCGGCGATGTTACGCGCGGTCTGGCACTGATCGACGACCTGATAGCCAGACAAGTCGACGTACTGCTTTCGCCAGGCCCGGCCGCGGCACGCGCGATCGTCAGGAAGACCAATATTCCCGTCGTCGCCGTGGCGTTGCCTGCGGTGCAAAGCGACCCTGAACTGTTTCAGAGCCTTGCCCGGCCGGGCGGCAGCCTCACCGGCTTCGCTGCGTTCGGCGAGGAGATGTCGGCCAAGCGCATCGAGATGATCCGGGAGATACTGCCGTCGCTGAAGAGGATCGGCGTCTTGAACAATGCGACGGATCCGACCTTCAGCGCCTGGGGGGCGCAAACCACCGAGGAAGCACGGCGCGCGGGGCTGGAGCCGGTGCGCCTCGGGCTCACAAGCGCGTCGCCCGCAGCGGTTGCCGAACAACTCAACGTGCTTGCGGGCGCGGGCGGCAACGCCGTGATCGTCATCCGTGACTACATGACCGCCGCGATGCGCGACGCGATTTGCCGCATCGGCATCGACATGAAGATCGCCGTCATCGGCCAGCAGAGGGAGTTCGTGCACGCCGGGGCCCTGATCAGCTATGGTGCCGACATCGACGACCTGTTTCGTCGCGCTGCAGGCTATGTCGATCTGATCCTGAAGGGACAGAAACCCGCCAACATGCCAATCCAGCTGCCCACCAAGTTCGAACTGGCCGTCAATCTCAAAACGGCACGCACGCTCGGCGTGACGATTCCTCCCACCATTCTCGTGCTGACCGACGATGTGATCGAGTGA
- a CDS encoding ABC transporter ATP-binding protein, with protein MSRPVFTAKGLTKTYVSGEVMVHALNDVNLEIAEKEVVVLLGPSGSGKTTLLNIMGGLDRPSGGRLFFRDQDLTDLGDRELTKYRRDHVGFVFQFYNLVPSLTAYENVALVTEVARNPMRAGDALTLVGLEERMHHFPAQLSGGEQQRVAIARAIAKRPAVLLCDEPTGALDSKTGVRVIEALLGVNRQLGTTTVIITHNASIQEVADRVLFFADGSISRIQANEVRRDAAELTW; from the coding sequence ATGAGCCGGCCTGTCTTCACCGCCAAGGGCCTGACCAAGACCTACGTCTCCGGCGAAGTGATGGTACATGCCCTCAACGACGTGAATCTCGAGATCGCCGAGAAGGAAGTGGTCGTGCTGCTCGGTCCCTCCGGCAGCGGCAAGACGACGTTGCTCAACATCATGGGTGGGCTCGACCGGCCGAGCGGCGGCCGGCTGTTCTTCCGTGATCAGGATCTGACCGATCTCGGGGATCGCGAGCTGACGAAGTATCGCCGCGACCATGTCGGCTTCGTCTTCCAGTTCTACAATCTGGTGCCGAGCCTCACGGCTTACGAAAACGTCGCGCTGGTCACCGAGGTCGCGAGGAACCCGATGCGCGCGGGCGACGCGCTCACCCTCGTCGGACTCGAGGAGCGCATGCATCACTTTCCCGCCCAACTCTCCGGCGGCGAGCAGCAGCGCGTGGCGATCGCCCGCGCGATCGCCAAGCGCCCGGCGGTGCTGCTCTGCGACGAGCCGACCGGGGCGCTGGATTCGAAGACCGGCGTCCGCGTCATCGAGGCGCTGCTCGGCGTCAACCGGCAGCTCGGGACCACCACTGTCATCATTACTCACAATGCCAGCATCCAGGAGGTCGCCGACCGGGTGCTGTTCTTCGCCGACGGTAGCATCTCCCGCATCCAGGCCAACGAGGTTCGGCGGGACGCTGCCGAGCTGACCTGGTGA
- a CDS encoding ABC transporter permease has protein sequence MKVLDIKLFRDVRRLWAQVLAVALVVGGGVATLVLAVGSHRSLEETRIAYYERYGFADVFAQVKRAPKALVDRIGEIPGVAAVDARIAKPAVLDIPGFSAPASAQFVSLPDDGEPHLNRLYVRSGRLPEPGRTEEVVVNEPFARAHGFAEGARFSAILNGRKRELVIVGTALSPEFVYTVGPGDLMPDDRRYAIVWMSEKALAGVYDLDGAFSAVAVKLQPGASEREVVLRLHALLDPYGGQAAHGRKDQTSHAWLDHELDMLNNMSRTLPPIFLLVAAFLVNLTLTRLVALEREQIGLLKALGYSDGSIVLHYFKFVAFIVVAGIVLGGVAGTWLGLRVTALFGDFFHFPFLVFAKAPDLYLTAGALSAAAAVIGAFRALREVVRLPPAVAMQPPPPPVYRRLLPARIQLDRIVSQPTLMMIRNIVRHPVRAFFTALGMALATAILVVSLFTRDSMEHLTDVTYFLADRQDATIGFAEKRVANVVEQVRRLPGVLAAEPFREVPVRIRHGNVERRIVISGRPADADLRRIIDAELRPVVLPETGLAISGLLAHILGVGPGGSVEIDLLEGARRTVMVPVVATVEDYFGIRGMMQSEALRKLMREAPVVTSVNLSLDANRTEEFYTAVKSMPTVGGVALQRVSLANFRKTVALLVTTMASIYTGLAAVIAFGVVYNNARISLSERARELASLRVLGFTRGEVLRILLLELAILTLVAQPPGWLMGYGLAWVMKTNLAGELMRVRLVVENSTYVIATSVVVLAAIASAAVIRERIDRLDLVAVLKTRD, from the coding sequence ATGAAGGTGCTCGACATCAAGCTGTTTCGCGACGTCAGGCGGCTCTGGGCGCAGGTGCTCGCGGTCGCGTTGGTCGTCGGCGGCGGGGTTGCGACGCTGGTGCTCGCGGTCGGCTCGCATCGATCGCTGGAGGAGACGCGGATCGCCTATTACGAGCGATACGGCTTTGCCGATGTGTTCGCGCAGGTGAAGCGGGCGCCCAAGGCCCTCGTCGACAGGATCGGTGAGATCCCCGGCGTTGCCGCCGTCGATGCCCGCATCGCCAAGCCGGCAGTGCTGGACATTCCCGGCTTCTCTGCGCCGGCCAGCGCCCAGTTCGTTTCGCTGCCCGACGACGGCGAGCCGCATCTCAACCGGCTCTACGTGCGCTCGGGACGGCTTCCGGAGCCGGGGCGGACGGAGGAGGTCGTCGTCAACGAGCCGTTCGCCCGGGCGCACGGCTTCGCAGAGGGCGCGCGGTTCTCCGCCATCCTCAACGGCAGGAAGCGCGAGCTCGTCATCGTCGGCACCGCGCTGTCACCCGAGTTCGTCTACACCGTCGGCCCGGGCGATCTGATGCCGGATGATCGCCGGTACGCTATCGTCTGGATGTCGGAGAAGGCGCTCGCCGGCGTCTACGATCTCGACGGCGCCTTTTCGGCGGTCGCGGTCAAGCTGCAGCCCGGCGCGTCCGAGCGCGAGGTGGTGCTGCGGCTCCATGCCTTGCTCGACCCGTATGGCGGCCAGGCCGCCCATGGCCGCAAGGACCAGACCTCGCACGCCTGGCTCGACCACGAGCTCGACATGCTCAACAACATGAGCCGCACGCTGCCGCCGATCTTCCTCCTGGTCGCGGCCTTCCTCGTCAATCTCACTCTGACCCGGCTGGTCGCGCTCGAGCGCGAGCAGATCGGCCTGCTGAAGGCGCTGGGCTATTCCGACGGCAGCATCGTGCTGCATTATTTCAAGTTCGTCGCCTTCATCGTCGTCGCCGGCATTGTGCTGGGCGGCGTCGCCGGCACCTGGCTCGGGCTGCGCGTCACCGCCCTGTTCGGCGACTTCTTCCACTTCCCGTTCCTGGTGTTCGCGAAGGCGCCGGACCTGTACCTCACCGCGGGTGCGCTGAGCGCGGCGGCGGCGGTGATCGGCGCGTTCCGGGCGCTGCGCGAGGTGGTGAGGCTACCGCCGGCCGTCGCCATGCAGCCGCCGCCCCCGCCGGTCTATCGCCGGCTGCTCCCCGCGCGCATCCAGCTCGACCGAATCGTGTCGCAGCCGACGCTGATGATGATCCGCAACATCGTGCGGCACCCGGTGCGGGCCTTCTTCACCGCGCTTGGCATGGCGCTGGCCACCGCGATCCTGGTCGTCTCGCTATTCACGCGCGACAGCATGGAGCACCTGACCGACGTGACCTACTTCCTCGCCGACCGGCAGGACGCGACCATCGGCTTTGCCGAGAAGCGGGTCGCGAACGTCGTGGAGCAGGTGAGGCGGCTTCCTGGCGTTCTCGCCGCCGAGCCGTTCCGCGAGGTGCCGGTGCGGATCCGACACGGCAATGTCGAGCGCCGCATCGTCATCAGTGGCCGGCCGGCTGACGCCGACCTCCGGCGCATCATCGATGCCGAGCTTCGGCCGGTCGTGCTCCCGGAGACGGGGCTCGCCATCTCCGGCCTGCTTGCGCACATCCTCGGCGTCGGCCCAGGCGGCAGCGTCGAGATCGACTTGCTCGAGGGCGCCCGGCGAACCGTCATGGTGCCGGTGGTCGCCACCGTCGAGGACTATTTCGGCATCAGGGGCATGATGCAGAGCGAGGCGTTGCGCAAGCTGATGCGCGAGGCGCCGGTCGTGACCAGCGTCAATCTCAGCCTCGATGCCAACCGGACGGAGGAGTTCTACACGGCGGTGAAGTCCATGCCGACGGTCGGCGGCGTGGCGCTGCAGCGCGTCTCGCTGGCGAATTTCCGCAAGACCGTCGCGCTGCTCGTCACCACGATGGCGAGCATCTACACCGGGCTCGCCGCCGTGATCGCGTTCGGCGTCGTCTACAACAACGCGCGTATCTCGCTGTCCGAACGGGCGCGGGAGCTGGCCAGCCTGCGCGTGCTCGGCTTCACGCGCGGCGAGGTGCTGCGCATTCTGCTGCTGGAGCTCGCCATCCTCACCCTGGTCGCCCAGCCGCCCGGCTGGCTGATGGGCTACGGCCTCGCTTGGGTGATGAAGACGAACCTCGCCGGCGAATTGATGCGCGTCCGTCTGGTCGTCGAGAACTCGACCTACGTCATCGCCACCTCCGTCGTGGTGCTGGCCGCCATCGCTTCCGCCGCGGTCATCCGCGAACGCATCGACAGACTGGACCTCGTCGCGGTCCTCAAGACGCGAGATTAG
- a CDS encoding methyltransferase family protein, with the protein MHDTAPAYGLWSLVIVNSAVFILFAYSFFKPQTSRDWRSFGAFSAFLVALFAEMYGFPLTIYVLSGWLQSRYPNIDWFSHDAGHLLEMMFGWKTNPHAGPFHVLSFILIAAGFILISAAWRVLYEAQQTRSLATTGPYRYVRHPQYVGFILVMFGFLLQWPTILTLAMFPVLTVMYVRLARNEEKDARAEFGVAYDKYAADVPGFIPKLSRLLSQESSGGYRHGQ; encoded by the coding sequence ATGCACGACACCGCGCCTGCCTACGGCCTCTGGAGCCTCGTCATCGTCAACTCGGCGGTGTTCATCCTGTTTGCCTACAGCTTCTTCAAGCCGCAGACCTCGCGCGACTGGCGCTCCTTCGGCGCCTTCAGCGCGTTCCTGGTGGCGCTGTTCGCGGAGATGTACGGCTTCCCGCTCACTATCTACGTCCTGTCGGGCTGGCTGCAGTCGCGCTATCCGAACATCGACTGGTTCTCCCACGACGCCGGCCATCTGCTCGAGATGATGTTCGGTTGGAAGACCAATCCGCACGCCGGGCCGTTCCACGTTCTCAGCTTCATCCTCATCGCCGCCGGCTTCATCCTGATCTCGGCCGCCTGGCGGGTGCTGTACGAGGCGCAGCAGACCCGGAGCCTCGCCACCACCGGCCCCTACAGATACGTCAGGCATCCGCAATATGTCGGCTTCATCCTGGTGATGTTCGGCTTCCTGTTGCAGTGGCCGACGATTCTTACGCTGGCGATGTTTCCGGTACTGACCGTCATGTACGTCCGCCTGGCGAGAAACGAGGAGAAGGACGCGCGAGCCGAATTTGGCGTCGCCTATGACAAATATGCGGCCGACGTTCCGGGCTTCATTCCGAAGCTGAGCCGGCTGCTCAGCCAGGAATCCAGCGGAGGTTATCGCCATGGCCAATAG
- a CDS encoding DUF2933 domain-containing protein has protein sequence MSVQDHSAYPERHAEGMSIKAKAGLVLIGFLAIAGVLLFTEHRAHVLGLLVWLPLLACPLMHVFMHGGHDHHHGGGRPDDSRRA, from the coding sequence ATGTCCGTGCAGGATCATTCCGCTTATCCGGAGCGGCATGCCGAGGGTATGTCCATAAAGGCCAAGGCCGGCCTGGTCCTGATCGGGTTTCTGGCCATCGCCGGCGTACTGCTGTTCACCGAGCACAGGGCTCATGTGCTCGGATTGCTGGTCTGGCTTCCGCTTCTCGCCTGTCCGCTGATGCACGTCTTCATGCACGGCGGACATGATCATCATCACGGCGGCGGCCGGCCGGACGATTCGAGGAGGGCGTGA
- a CDS encoding AraC family transcriptional regulator yields the protein MKLKDFSFSDADPDRIRTTLTSLYGKARFSFLGDDRRARATLHGRSAGGVSVIRARFSTAFRLNLEGLAPDDGGLAIFLRTKGNARVQTPDRVVDCEQGRWIPFASGAAREVETSHDLADTAIVIAPSLVNAACRSYLETAPTETLKLDSSPLAPSLATRWAEIVGALDALTAVHDCPADAVARVAEHGLSLLLDQHPHNFARYRRCAPAHSAANAGGLSTPAHAAQPTLTGTQIEVLRSYISASLDGRIDVPALANLVGMGTTRFAVAFRHAFGTPPGHYVRDERLRRAMWLLEHESMTIAAVAAEAGFSSQSHLVARMLAVAGVTPRDYRRSRRDGQNADGHSKG from the coding sequence ATGAAATTGAAAGACTTCAGCTTTTCCGATGCCGACCCCGATCGGATAAGAACGACGCTGACAAGCCTTTATGGCAAAGCCCGATTTTCATTTTTGGGCGATGATCGCCGCGCCCGGGCCACGCTGCACGGACGTTCGGCCGGCGGCGTCAGCGTCATTCGAGCTCGCTTCTCGACGGCCTTCCGGCTGAACCTCGAGGGGTTGGCTCCCGATGACGGCGGGCTCGCCATCTTTTTGCGCACGAAGGGAAACGCAAGAGTGCAGACCCCCGATCGGGTTGTCGATTGCGAGCAAGGCCGCTGGATACCTTTCGCATCCGGAGCGGCTCGTGAGGTCGAGACTTCGCACGACCTCGCCGATACGGCGATTGTCATTGCGCCGTCCCTGGTGAATGCGGCTTGCCGTTCGTATCTGGAGACTGCCCCAACGGAGACGCTCAAACTCGACTCGTCACCCCTGGCGCCGTCCCTTGCCACCAGATGGGCCGAAATCGTTGGCGCGCTGGACGCACTCACCGCCGTTCATGACTGTCCGGCTGACGCCGTTGCGCGCGTTGCGGAGCACGGGCTGTCGTTGCTGCTCGACCAGCACCCCCACAATTTCGCAAGATATCGGCGTTGTGCGCCCGCGCATAGCGCGGCCAACGCCGGTGGTTTGTCGACACCGGCCCATGCCGCCCAACCGACGCTTACAGGGACCCAGATAGAGGTTCTGCGTAGTTATATCAGCGCGTCGTTGGACGGCCGCATCGACGTCCCCGCGTTGGCCAATCTGGTGGGTATGGGAACGACTCGTTTCGCCGTCGCATTCCGGCATGCGTTCGGAACGCCCCCCGGACACTACGTCCGGGACGAGCGCCTTCGTCGTGCAATGTGGCTGCTCGAACATGAATCGATGACGATAGCCGCCGTGGCCGCGGAAGCGGGCTTCTCCAGCCAGAGTCATCTGGTCGCCCGGATGCTGGCCGTTGCCGGGGTCACGCCGCGCGACTATCGTCGTTCCAGGCGCGACGGACAAAATGCCGACGGTCACTCGAAGGGGTGA
- a CDS encoding efflux RND transporter periplasmic adaptor subunit, whose amino-acid sequence MPANWTKRIIGIALVAAILGGLAWFAWPRPVLVDLAAVAKGPIEVTADDDGKTRVRHVYTVSAPIAGKVLRISHPLGEQGPSLHVGDEVVANQTVALMQPTLPGFIDARSRDQLQAEVLAADAAIQQQEAEVQRIEAALDFSRTELQRSQTLLRTQSTSAQAYDKAKFEVATNEAALKSAKAQVEMRRAVRTSLAARLMDPASAAPSAEPTCCIRVLTPASGRVLKIIQDSETTVLPGTPLVDIGNPLDLEVVADLLSTDAVQVKVGAPVRIDGWGGQPIRGKVVRVDPAGFLKVSALGIEEQRVRVTIDFSDPPENWVTLGHDYRVVVHVTTWSAPDALTVPVSALFRQGGQWAVFVDENGRARTAPVQIGHRSSRTAEVVAGLAAGDRVVLHPSDRISHGIRIAQRAVAP is encoded by the coding sequence ATGCCCGCAAACTGGACCAAACGCATCATCGGCATCGCGCTCGTGGCCGCGATCCTCGGGGGGCTCGCCTGGTTCGCCTGGCCGCGGCCGGTGCTGGTCGATCTCGCGGCCGTGGCGAAGGGACCGATCGAGGTCACGGCGGACGACGACGGCAAGACCCGCGTGCGCCACGTCTACACGGTGTCGGCGCCGATCGCGGGCAAGGTGCTGAGGATATCGCATCCACTCGGCGAGCAAGGACCCTCGCTCCATGTCGGCGACGAGGTCGTCGCCAACCAGACCGTCGCCCTGATGCAGCCCACGCTGCCCGGCTTCATCGATGCGCGATCCCGCGATCAGTTGCAGGCGGAGGTCTTGGCCGCCGACGCCGCCATCCAGCAGCAGGAGGCGGAAGTGCAGCGGATCGAAGCCGCGCTCGACTTCTCGCGGACCGAGTTGCAGCGCTCGCAGACCTTGTTGCGGACGCAGTCCACCTCTGCCCAGGCCTACGACAAGGCGAAATTCGAAGTCGCCACCAACGAGGCCGCCTTGAAGAGCGCCAAGGCCCAGGTCGAGATGCGCCGCGCGGTGCGCACTAGCCTGGCGGCGCGGCTGATGGACCCGGCGAGCGCCGCTCCGTCGGCGGAGCCGACCTGCTGCATCCGCGTGCTGACGCCGGCAAGCGGGCGCGTGCTGAAGATCATCCAGGACAGCGAGACCACGGTGCTGCCGGGAACGCCGCTGGTCGATATCGGTAACCCGCTCGATCTCGAGGTCGTGGCCGATCTGCTCTCGACCGATGCCGTCCAGGTCAAGGTCGGCGCGCCGGTGCGGATCGATGGCTGGGGCGGACAGCCCATCCGGGGGAAGGTGGTCCGGGTCGACCCCGCCGGATTCCTGAAGGTCTCGGCGCTCGGCATCGAGGAGCAGCGGGTCCGCGTCACCATCGATTTCAGCGATCCGCCCGAGAATTGGGTCACGCTCGGACACGACTATCGCGTCGTGGTCCACGTCACCACCTGGAGCGCTCCGGACGCTCTCACCGTGCCGGTGAGCGCCTTGTTCCGGCAAGGCGGTCAGTGGGCCGTCTTCGTCGACGAGAACGGCCGCGCCAGGACGGCTCCGGTGCAGATCGGTCACCGCAGCAGCCGCACCGCCGAAGTTGTCGCAGGACTCGCCGCAGGCGATCGCGTCGTGCTGCATCCGAGCGACCGGATCAGCCACGGCATCAGGATCGCGCAGCGAGCCGTCGCTCCATGA